Part of the Natronorubrum daqingense genome is shown below.
GGAGAATACGGATGATATGTTCGCCCCTTCGTACTTCCCTTTGAGATGATCAAATTGTAGTGCTCTAGCTTTGTGAGGTAGTTCCGCACCATACGCTGCGTTTTTGGGTTCTCGACCGCCTCACTGTAAATCTCAAACAGCGTACTGGGAGCGATCTCGCCGTAGTCCAGAATCGTATCGTACAGCACACGCTGGTGATCGGTCAGTTTGTCGAGCGACCGTTGTTCGATCTCTGCTTTCGCTTCCGGAACCACACCTCGAATTACCTCTGACGAAACCTCATTGTAACCGGCCTGGTTGGCTGTCTGTACTGCTTTTCGAAGAATCCCGATTGCCGCGCGAGCGTCACCGGCTGCCATATCCGCGATGAGTCGTAGTTCATCCGGACTAACGACATCGGATTTGAGGCCCCAGCGAACACGATCACGGAGGATAGCGACAAGAGCGTCATTCCCGTATGGATTGAACCTGGCTCGTGTACAGACCTGGAAGCGACTATTCAACCGGTTATCTAACGATGCGAAGAGATCCTGCTCGCTGTTGGCGATTAGGATCATTGTGAGTCCACGAATCCGGTACAACTCGTACAGGAGCTGTTTGTCTTCGAGTTGGTCTACTTCATCGAGGATCACAATATACGGCGACCCATCGTATTCCCGAAGGCGCTCCAATAGGACGTCTTTCGGTGTTGATTGTCGGTGAACGTCGAATGTGTGGTTGATGCCGTCGAGGATTCGGTACAGTGTTTTGAAGCGGCTGTAGTCTTCCCAGCAGTTCACGTACTGGTAGTTCAGGTCAACGACACTCTCGCGGAGCTGCTCAACGAGAAATTTGGCGAGGCAGGTTTTCCCAACACCAGATGGACCGAATAGGAACGCTGAATCGGCATTGTCTCCGTGTGTTATCGGGTTGAGCGCAGCTGAAAGCGTATTGAGTTCTGCGTCGCGGTGCTTGACCTCGGTCGGGATGAATTCGGGTTGGAGAACCCGTGCATCTGTAATCATGGGTTGCGTCGACACAGTCCTTGGGTGTAATAAGTGGAAGGGTGTTATTTCCGAATTACCGGACACTTCCTTAGAATCATTCGAGTATATTTGACTAATCATTCTGTAAATTCTGGCGAACCTAAAACAACGCACACCTCTATTGGTCTCAGGGTCGTTTGAGTATGTAGATTGGTTGTGCCATCGACCGTACTCGTTCCAGTCAGCCTTCCAGATCCAGAACCCATCCCCGAGTCACTCGTAAGGCTGCTGTCTCAAACGAACGTGCTCGTGTTGGGCATCAATAAGGTTCCCGATCAAACCGTTCCTGATCAAGCTCGTGAAAATGATCACGGTGAGAGCAAAGAACGCATAAACAACATCGCTTCGAAATTCAGGGAAAGCGGTTCGAATGTCACCTCAAAAGTCATATTCACGCATAATCGGCGTGATACCATTGATCGCGTCACGAAAGAGGGCGAGTGTAACGTAATTCTCGTTCCAAATCATGCTG
Proteins encoded:
- a CDS encoding Cdc6/Cdc18 family protein: MITDARVLQPEFIPTEVKHRDAELNTLSAALNPITHGDNADSAFLFGPSGVGKTCLAKFLVEQLRESVVDLNYQYVNCWEDYSRFKTLYRILDGINHTFDVHRQSTPKDVLLERLREYDGSPYIVILDEVDQLEDKQLLYELYRIRGLTMILIANSEQDLFASLDNRLNSRFQVCTRARFNPYGNDALVAILRDRVRWGLKSDVVSPDELRLIADMAAGDARAAIGILRKAVQTANQAGYNEVSSEVIRGVVPEAKAEIEQRSLDKLTDHQRVLYDTILDYGEIAPSTLFEIYSEAVENPKTQRMVRNYLTKLEHYNLIISKGSTKGRTYHPYSP